TGATCGAATCCCTTCTACAGCATCCTTAGGAAATGATCACCCATTCTCTCCTCGAACACTTCTAATTATAGGCACTCACTCCCTTTGAAGGCTGTCTATCCTATCTTAGAGCAGTTCTGAATGTCAACAATCATTTAATTTAGTTGAAAGAATCTCTTTATTGTTTTGAGTCACTGGTCCAGCTCTACCTTTTGGACCCAAACAGAACTAACTTACTCTCTTTCTTCCCAATCATTTAAGCAATGCTGATATTGCTAATAAAAACTATCATTTATAGAGTGCTTATGTGCTAGGAATTGTTTCAAGAACttcatatatattaattcatttaattctcaaaacagcACTATATGAGAGACCTAACAGTATTATTCCTATTATATTGACAAGGAAACTGAAGTAtagaaaagttaagtaattttcccaGGGTGACAAAGTTCAGTAGTTGCTAAATCTAAATTCAAATCCAAACAATCTGGCTCCAGAACTCCAGCTTAACTACTCCATTACGCGGTCCCTGAAGCGGGACTACTTCAGTCTGGCTCACAGGACGCCCTGAGTCTTCTTTGCTCTGCAGGCCGAACATCCCAGAACCTTCAACTGTGACTCCTACACCATGGCTTTGTGTCCCTTCCTCATCCTAGTCACACTCTTCTGAATGCGTCCCAATTAGTCTATTATCCTTTGAAAAGTAGTACCCAGAACAGACTGTGGTCTCTAGGTGTTGCAAATGGAGAATAAGCAATAGCAAACAGAGCGCGTCACTCCTCATTTCAAGGGCCACAGGTGCAGCTTACGCTCGCCCCGGCCTTGCTGTGGCCTCTTCACGCTAATGGTTCATATAGAACACACTACAGCCTGAAACCCTCATCCCTGCGCTGCCTAATGACTTTGGGCTGTAAAATGAGGTGACTGGAGTATATGATTTCCAAGGATTAAAGAACATATTACAAAATTCAATGTATTTAAGGAATGCTGTATCTGCAGCTTCTTTATCAGGCTTTTCCCCGTTTGGCCTGTCTCCATAAAGGGTTTCTGTGATTTTGTCTTTTGTTGGCCGGGTACTGTGCACCTATGACAGGGCCACAGGTGCTTTGTGTTGGAGCTTCTGAAAGATAGCTTACAGCGGGGTCTCCTTGGGATCTGAAAAGTGACTGCAAActttccctccttcctgctgGCCTGCCCCTCCTTTCCCACGGGCCCCTCAGCCCCGCCCCTCAGACCTCCGGGGGCCTGCACTCACCTGTGTGTACAAACATGTGCTTGACGTAGTTCTGTTTGGCGGTGAAAGTCTTGTTGCAGAGAGTGCACTCATAAGGCTTTTTTTCGCCTTGCCCGCTGGCTGTGCTGTGGCCTGCAGATGGGGCCAGGGGCTGTGGCGCTGGCAGCTGTGCAGTAAAGGTCGACAGGCCGGGCTGGGACACTGTCACAAACTGGGTCTGCTGACCTGCCAGGGGTTGCGGCAGGCTGAAGAGGAAAGGCTTGGGGCCGCTGCCCGCGGGCTGGGTAGTGAAGAGGGCCGGCAGGTAGGTGTTGCCGGCTGTGCCAATGACCTGTGTGTTGCTGGTCAAGGTCAGAGGCATCCTCAGGTTGCTGGTGAGGGTTTCTGTCTGGCGTAAGTAGAGCTGGGTACTTGGCAATGGCTGCCCGATGGATGTGTTGACTGAAGGCTGCTGTAGGACGCTCTTGTCGGAGCTGTTGCTGACAGTGATGACCGTGTTGTCCATCTCCACCTCGCTGCTTCTTTCTGGAGAGGAGGCACCTGTCTCTAGCTGGTGTGGCTGCTGGCCGCCCTCCGCAGGGGCTTCCGCAGCCTGCTCAGGTTGGGTGGGTTCGGCCTGACCATCCCGAGCCGCCCCAGACACCAGCTGCTGCTCCACGGAGTCGGGCTCCGTGCCTATGGAGGAGCTGACACCCGAGTCAAAGCTTTCGCCCTTGGGCTCACTCTCGGTGCCCTCGGCTTGGTCTGTGTCTTCGGTGCACTCCTCGGATTCATTGCGCTCCAGGATCTGCACCCTTTGCTGCCCATAGTAGTCGTAATCGTCCTCCATCTCCTGCTTGATGTGGATATTGCCCACCAGCGTCTGGATGCGCACGGGCCGGGGCTGCTTGCGGCAGTGCGTGGTCTCGGGGGTGGTGGACAGGTAGCGCTCCATCTGCTGCGAACGCTCATGGATGCGTGTGATCCAGCTGGGGTCTTCCATGTGGTGGTCGCGGGGCAGGCCGAGTGCAGTCTCGTGGTGGCTGACCACCGCGCCGCTGTAGAAGGAGCGCTCGCCGCTGCCATTCTGCATGGAGCACGCGTACAGTGCGGAGTAGATCCTGTCCACGCTGTGCTGCGGGTGGCTCTGCAGGTAGCCCGACTCAGTGTCGCTGCTCTGGCCGGATGTGCCTGATTCGGGAGTGCCACGTGGTGTGTCCTGGCCCGAGTCTTGAATCCCCGGGAACACATCGCCCACATTCTGGGACACGATGCGCGTGCACTCATCGATGACTGTTTTGATCTGCAGGATGCTGGCGGCCGTGAGGATCTGCAGGGCTTCTGACTGCGAGACACGCAGCACGCCGCTGTACATGAAGTCAATGAGCTTTTGCACCGACTGCACCGACACCACGGACGGGATCTCGATGTCGCTGTAGCCCAACAGCAGTTTGTCCTGGAAGAAGGGGCTGCCGGCTGCCAGCACGCAGCGGTGTGCGCGCAGCATGCTCCCGTGGATGCGCACCGTCACGTCACAGAAGTGGCCACGGTTGCGCTGCTCGTTGAGGGTCTCGAGCACGGAATTGCTGAAGTTGTGAAGGTTGATGCTGTGAATGCGCTCGGTCATCCCCTTACAACTGATGTCACCTGTATACCAAAGCAGACACAAAACAGGGCATGGGTCAGAACTAGCCCACTGCGTCCCGAACACCTAGGTCTCAGGTGGGGAATGCTCATGGCTCCTGGAAGCACTCCTCTTGCAGACACAAGAAGGCTCCCTGGGAGACGTGCAGGGTTTGCACAGGGGTCAAGCTGCAGGTAGGAACAAGGTCTTGAACTCTGCCCCAACAGTGTCCTAGCTATTCTGGGGTTTTGAATCCATATTAATTCCCTAGAGCTTCAGGCAGGGTTGTCAGTTGGAATAGCCTAATAAATGTTCGGGTCATCTGCCTGACACTCCTACAGCTGCAGCAAATAAGAACTGAAAGGCCAGGGGAGGCTTGTTCTCAAAGAACACTACCTCTACTTTGGAGACAGGCCTAAGCCCAGGTCCTCTGGGAGAGCTCACATTTTCCCCAACCTAATCAaagttccttattttatttacagacTGCAACAAtattcacagtaaaaaaaaaattcccttcctATTAATTTATATGGCATATTCTCAAAATCCACACCATGTATACAAAAATTCTTGGAAAATTCAACCCAGACTAAGATGTTCACCAAACTGCGGCTACCATGTTTTCTAGCTGAGGGACCAGTTATAGAATGCAATCTGCTAGCTAAAGGGGCATTGGCCTCTTACTCTCTGTATCCACAGAACGTTCTACAGACAACATTCTTCTTGTCATCTCTGACAATCTGAGAACTTTCTAGGGTGGCTGTATCCAACATGGTGGTTTTCTGAATTTTACGAGGCTTAATGAAAAAGGGTGTTAAAAAGGTCAGAGATGGCAACATTGACATAGGAGACCAGAATGCACTACATGATCACGTTTCCCATTCAGACGGGGTACTTTGAGAGTGAAAGGAACACTTAATAATTAGGACAGCAGGAGTAAACCAGGAGTGGGATGTGTGAACACCCTCGGTGACTGGGCGGTGATTGGGCGCTCTATGCACTTGCTGGAGGGAAGAATCAAACAGCTCCCAGTGGGGAGGCAATGGTCAGCTATGTAGAACCTGTGGACCCATTGCCAGCTTTATGCCCCAGGCGGTGCAGACAAGCGATAATGTCTGGGGCAAAGATTGAGAAAGAAAACAGGTGGCTACAACAATCAGTCTTTggggtttcttcttctttttttttttttttttgtttacctcACATCTGAAATGGTTCTAAAGAATCCCTCTCTACAAACCAGTCCTCAGTCCGATTCCCTTCTTGCCTTTATGACTGAACAATCAGCTTGCGAGAGGCCAAGTAGTGGGCTTTTAAAACCAGGTGGCTCAAGTACCACTGACTATTGGTCTGTGACCCAGCTCCCTCTGTCTTGTGGGAACCAACCCCATAAGTAAGGGCCTGCAGACAGCTCCTCAGATCCTTTTCTTCTCTGC
This region of Saccopteryx leptura isolate mSacLep1 chromosome 8, mSacLep1_pri_phased_curated, whole genome shotgun sequence genomic DNA includes:
- the ZBTB20 gene encoding zinc finger and BTB domain-containing protein 20 isoform X1, whose amino-acid sequence is MLERKKPKTAENQKASEENEITQPGGSSAKPGLPCLNFEAVLSPDPAFIHSTHSLTNSHAHTGSSDCDISCKGMTERIHSINLHNFSNSVLETLNEQRNRGHFCDVTVRIHGSMLRAHRCVLAAGSPFFQDKLLLGYSDIEIPSVVSVQSVQKLIDFMYSGVLRVSQSEALQILTAASILQIKTVIDECTRIVSQNVGDVFPGIQDSGQDTPRGTPESGTSGQSSDTESGYLQSHPQHSVDRIYSALYACSMQNGSGERSFYSGAVVSHHETALGLPRDHHMEDPSWITRIHERSQQMERYLSTTPETTHCRKQPRPVRIQTLVGNIHIKQEMEDDYDYYGQQRVQILERNESEECTEDTDQAEGTESEPKGESFDSGVSSSIGTEPDSVEQQLVSGAARDGQAEPTQPEQAAEAPAEGGQQPHQLETGASSPERSSEVEMDNTVITVSNSSDKSVLQQPSVNTSIGQPLPSTQLYLRQTETLTSNLRMPLTLTSNTQVIGTAGNTYLPALFTTQPAGSGPKPFLFSLPQPLAGQQTQFVTVSQPGLSTFTAQLPAPQPLAPSAGHSTASGQGEKKPYECTLCNKTFTAKQNYVKHMFVHTGEKPHQCSICWRSFSLKDYLIKHMVTHTGVRAYQCSICNKRFTQKSSLNVHMRLHRGEKSYECYICKKKFSHKTLLERHVALHSASNGTPPAGTPPGARAGPPGVVACTEGTTYVCSVCPAKFDQIEQFNDHMRMHVSDG
- the ZBTB20 gene encoding zinc finger and BTB domain-containing protein 20 isoform X2; translated protein: MGDISCKGMTERIHSINLHNFSNSVLETLNEQRNRGHFCDVTVRIHGSMLRAHRCVLAAGSPFFQDKLLLGYSDIEIPSVVSVQSVQKLIDFMYSGVLRVSQSEALQILTAASILQIKTVIDECTRIVSQNVGDVFPGIQDSGQDTPRGTPESGTSGQSSDTESGYLQSHPQHSVDRIYSALYACSMQNGSGERSFYSGAVVSHHETALGLPRDHHMEDPSWITRIHERSQQMERYLSTTPETTHCRKQPRPVRIQTLVGNIHIKQEMEDDYDYYGQQRVQILERNESEECTEDTDQAEGTESEPKGESFDSGVSSSIGTEPDSVEQQLVSGAARDGQAEPTQPEQAAEAPAEGGQQPHQLETGASSPERSSEVEMDNTVITVSNSSDKSVLQQPSVNTSIGQPLPSTQLYLRQTETLTSNLRMPLTLTSNTQVIGTAGNTYLPALFTTQPAGSGPKPFLFSLPQPLAGQQTQFVTVSQPGLSTFTAQLPAPQPLAPSAGHSTASGQGEKKPYECTLCNKTFTAKQNYVKHMFVHTGEKPHQCSICWRSFSLKDYLIKHMVTHTGVRAYQCSICNKRFTQKSSLNVHMRLHRGEKSYECYICKKKFSHKTLLERHVALHSASNGTPPAGTPPGARAGPPGVVACTEGTTYVCSVCPAKFDQIEQFNDHMRMHVSDG